TGCAAATGTACTGGGCAAGTTGATTGTCTTGTTCGGCACATTATTCGTCTTTCCCTTGTTGGTTTCCTATATCGCAGACGATGGGCAAGCCGCTGATTTCTGGGTTGCAATGGGGGTGGTGTTGCTGATCGGCGGCACGCTGTGGATCTGCACCCACCGCTATGTGCGTGAGCTGAAGCCGCGAGATGGATTCATGCTGGTGGTGCTGCTGTGGACTGGGTTTGCAGCAGTGGCGACGGTTCCGTTGATGCTGGCCATCGAAGGGCTGAGTTTCACCGATGCCTATTTCGAAACCATGTCCGCCTTGACGACGACTGGTGCAACAGTGCTGTCGGGGCTGGATCATCTGCCTGCTTCCATCAACTTCTGGCGACACTTTCTGAATTGGGTCGGTGGCATGGGCATCATCGTGTTGGCCGTCGCAGTGCTGCCACTGTTGGGCGTGGGGGGCATGCAGCTCTATAAAGCCGAGACACCCGGGCCGATCAAGGATTCCAAGCTCACCCCGCGCATCACCGAGACAGCAAAGAATCTATGGCTGATCTATGCGGCCCTGACCTTGTTATGCGCCCTTGCGCTGAAGCTCGCCGGCATGTCGTGGCTGGATGCAGTCTGCCATGCGTTTGCGGCCCTGAGTCTGGGCGGGTTGTCCACACACGATGCCAGCGTGGGCTATTTTGACTCCCCCCTGATCGAAGCGATACTGATCGTGTTCATGTTGCTGGCCGCCATGAATTTTGCAACACACTTCGTAGCCTGGCGCGAACGGCGGATCAGAGCCTATTGGCGGGACTACGAGGCCATGTCGATGCTGGTGCTCATTGGTATCAGCATCGTCGTGTTGGCCGTATACCTACGGTATTGGGGGCCATACGCGTATTTCCCCAATGCGTTGCGACACGTCGCGTTCAATCTGGTGTCGATTGCCACCGATTGTGGCTTTGTCAGTATGGATTATGACCGCTGGCCACCTTTCGCCCCATTGTGGATGCTGTTTCTCTCCTGTATTTGTGCCAGCTCCGGCTCGACGGGTGGAGGGATCAAGATGATCCGCACATTGATTCTGTCGCGCCAAGCCTCGCGAGAGATGTTGTCGCTATTGCATCCAGCAGTGGTGCATCCGGTCAAGATCGGCCCAGCCGTCATTCCCAACAGCGTGGTATCGGCAGTGTTGGGGTTCATCTTTGTCTATTTCATGAGCATTGCCACCCTGACATTCATGCTGACCGCCAGTGGCATGGATTTCGTATCGGCATTCAGCGCGATCATCGCATGTATCAACAACGCCGGGCCGGGTTTGGGGCAGGTTGGGCCCGCATTCAACTACCAGAGCCTGGGTGATGTGCAGACCTGGATCTGTACCCTCGCTATGCTGCTGGGGCGATTGGAAGTATTCACCTTACTGATTTTGTTCAACCCAGCTTTCTGGCGGCGTTAGGATTTGGCATCAAACAGTGCCCAAACGTCTTGGCGATGTTGCATTGCGCAAACTATGCTGAGATATGGAACTGAGGCATGACCCAGTTTGTCAACTTTGACTTTCAGGAGCCCATCATGACCGCTCGAGATTTCAACCCTGCCTGTGGCCCGCTAGACCGCGAGAGTTGTGAGCGGTTGATGTCCCTACAGCATCGGATCGGTGACGCGCTTGACCCTTTTGGCGTCTCCACCACGATCTTACGTGCGCAGCAAGCCTGGCTGGCACACCCCAAAGAGCTGACGGATGCCTGGTGGACATTCATGGCTGATCTGTCGCGGGTGCAATCGCATCTGATGGTCAGAGCAACCGGGCTGGCTGCGCCAGACGTGATCGATGTCAAACCAGACGATGCCCGATGGTCTGACCCGGTATGGGAGGAGCTGCCATTCTGGGATATCACCAAGGAATGGTACCTGATGTGCACCCACTGGCTTCAGGATGCCCTGTATCAAACTCCTGGCCTGCCGGAAGCGGAACGTAGCCGAGGCGCGTTCTGGATTCGCAAATGGTTGAATGCCATTGCACCGACAAATTTCTTTTTCCTCAACCCCGTTGCAATGCGTAAATTTTCCGAAAGCAACGGGGAAAGCCTGATCCGTGGTTTGAATAACCTGATTCAGGACATGCGGGAGGGTGACATCTCCATGACCGACAAGCGACCCTTTCAGGTGGGGAGCAATCTTGCTACCACGCCGGGCGCGGTGGTCTTTCGTAATCGGGTGCTGGAAGTCATTCAATATACCCCGACCACGGATCAAGTGCGGGCGGTGCCCTTGGTGATCATCGCGCCGTGGATCAACAAATATTACATTCTTGATCTGAACAGCAAGAAGAGCCTGGTCAAGCATTTTGTCGATCAAGGCTTCACAGTTTTCATCACCAGCTGGTGCAACCCCGGGGCAGACATGGCTGATGCCACATTTGATGACTACGTGGTGGATGGCATTGATAAGATCATCCAGGTCGCTCGCTCCGTCACCAAATCCGACCAGGTCAATGCGGTAGGGTATTGCCTGGGCGGCACAGGCCTGGCCATCTACATGGCGTGGCTGGCCAAGCGCTATGACAAGATCGATGATATGCCGGTGAAGAGCTGGACACTGTTCACGACCTTGACCGACTTTGCCCGACCGGGGGATGTCGAGGTCTTCATCAACGAAGCTGGCTTGCAAGCCATCGACCGGACTATTGACCAGAAAGGCTATCTGGATGGCAAGGAGATGGCCTTGACATTCCGCATGCTGCGCTCCAATAGCCTGATCTGGCACTATTGGGTGCACAACTACCTGTATGGTGAAACCCCGCCAGCTTTTGATGTGCTGTTCTGGAATGTGGACACCACCCGTATGCCGGGAGAGATGCACAAATATTATTTGCGGGAGTTCTATCTGCAGAACAAGCTGATCCAGCCCAATGCGTTGAACATCGCGGGGGAAAAGATCAATCTACGCGATATCCAAGTGCCTTTGTACGCCGTTGGTGCGGAGGAAGATCATATCGCGCCTTGGAAACAGACCTTTTCCTTGATGGGGCTGGTCAGCGGTCCGAAAACCTATACCCTGTCCACGTCTGGTCATATCCTGGGCATCGTCAACCCGCCAGTCAACCCACCCAAGCGCAGCTATTGGTCAGGCATACCCAAAGGAAATGAATCCGCCGATGAGTGGCGGGCCAAGCAGGCAAAAGTATCGGGTAGCTGGTGGGAGCACTGGACAGATTGGCTGACACCCCATGCGGGCGAATGGGTCAAGCCGCCAACCATGGGGAATCGTACCTACAAGAAGCTGGTGGATGCTCCAGGTACCTATGTCTTGGTGAAATAGGAAGTGATCACGAGCCCTTCAGTAAAGGGCCTCGCTGAGATCAGCGAGTTTGCTCTGATGTGGGTGCGGGCAAGCACTCGGGGTCAACCCATCTGGATGACTGTTCCATCTGGGCCAGTGATTCAAATGTGGTTGCCGATGCAGGCACTTCACATGGCGATTGCTCCCGATCTTGAATCCGCACGTATGCGGATGGGCTGGCGGTAAACCAGCTCACGGCCAAGACCGCACCAACCAGACGTAGGCCGGGGCGGGTTGAGTGAAAGTGAGATAGGCGTAAAGACCACTTCATGGGCCGGCACTTTGCCATATTTTTCTGCAATGCACAAATGAATGGTGCTAAATATATGCGACTAGGCTTTGGTGTCAGCTAACATGATGATTTTGCTTGTTGTCAATGTGGCTTCATATTTGCGAGTCCGGGTTGACATTTGCATCGTGGTGCCTTGTCTTCCCTGGTTATAATGCATATTCTGGCTTTTTGCACCGCAGCAAGAAAACAACGTTTTATGCACCCTGAAGACCAAGGTGCCGTGACAATAGCATCCAAGCCATATCGAGAATCCAGCCCTATCGATTGACAGCTTACTAACTAGTAAGTACATTTTTCTGATTGCACATCATCATTCCATCTCGTGATCGGAAAAAGGAGACACCATGTCCAA
This sequence is a window from Chitinivorax tropicus. Protein-coding genes within it:
- a CDS encoding TrkH family potassium uptake protein, producing MHKILPIANVLGKLIVLFGTLFVFPLLVSYIADDGQAADFWVAMGVVLLIGGTLWICTHRYVRELKPRDGFMLVVLLWTGFAAVATVPLMLAIEGLSFTDAYFETMSALTTTGATVLSGLDHLPASINFWRHFLNWVGGMGIIVLAVAVLPLLGVGGMQLYKAETPGPIKDSKLTPRITETAKNLWLIYAALTLLCALALKLAGMSWLDAVCHAFAALSLGGLSTHDASVGYFDSPLIEAILIVFMLLAAMNFATHFVAWRERRIRAYWRDYEAMSMLVLIGISIVVLAVYLRYWGPYAYFPNALRHVAFNLVSIATDCGFVSMDYDRWPPFAPLWMLFLSCICASSGSTGGGIKMIRTLILSRQASREMLSLLHPAVVHPVKIGPAVIPNSVVSAVLGFIFVYFMSIATLTFMLTASGMDFVSAFSAIIACINNAGPGLGQVGPAFNYQSLGDVQTWICTLAMLLGRLEVFTLLILFNPAFWRR
- a CDS encoding PHA/PHB synthase family protein codes for the protein MTARDFNPACGPLDRESCERLMSLQHRIGDALDPFGVSTTILRAQQAWLAHPKELTDAWWTFMADLSRVQSHLMVRATGLAAPDVIDVKPDDARWSDPVWEELPFWDITKEWYLMCTHWLQDALYQTPGLPEAERSRGAFWIRKWLNAIAPTNFFFLNPVAMRKFSESNGESLIRGLNNLIQDMREGDISMTDKRPFQVGSNLATTPGAVVFRNRVLEVIQYTPTTDQVRAVPLVIIAPWINKYYILDLNSKKSLVKHFVDQGFTVFITSWCNPGADMADATFDDYVVDGIDKIIQVARSVTKSDQVNAVGYCLGGTGLAIYMAWLAKRYDKIDDMPVKSWTLFTTLTDFARPGDVEVFINEAGLQAIDRTIDQKGYLDGKEMALTFRMLRSNSLIWHYWVHNYLYGETPPAFDVLFWNVDTTRMPGEMHKYYLREFYLQNKLIQPNALNIAGEKINLRDIQVPLYAVGAEEDHIAPWKQTFSLMGLVSGPKTYTLSTSGHILGIVNPPVNPPKRSYWSGIPKGNESADEWRAKQAKVSGSWWEHWTDWLTPHAGEWVKPPTMGNRTYKKLVDAPGTYVLVK